The following coding sequences lie in one Apium graveolens cultivar Ventura chromosome 3, ASM990537v1, whole genome shotgun sequence genomic window:
- the LOC141714679 gene encoding uncharacterized protein LOC141714679, whose translation MTMVWQLASVVTVLEDSYGFKAMVKSNSLIKGNMWVSLIIFFKLNFALVGIQIVFQLFVVHGYSVDTWKKIVLGILCFLLLVVLILFWLVAQTIIYFVCKSYHHENIDKSSLSDHLEVYLGEYEPLKSKDVQLEHYQV comes from the coding sequence ATGACTATGGTGTGGCAACTGGCTAGCGTTGTTACCGTGTTAGAAGACTCTTATGGATTTAAGGCTATGGTCAAAAGCAACAGTTTAATAAAAGGGAACATGTGGGTATCTCTAATCATATTCTTCAAGTTAAATTTCGCTCTTGTTGGGATACAAATAGTGTTCCAGTTATTTGTTGTGCATGGCTATTCGGTGGATACTTGGAAGAAAATTGTGTTGGGGATTCTGTGCTTTCTACTGCTTGTAGTGTTGATCTTATTCTGGCTTGTGGCTCAAACCATTATCTACTTTGTGTGTAAATCGTATCATCATGAAAACATCGATAAATCGTCGTTGTCGGATCATCTTGAAGTGTATCTGGGAGAGTATGAGCCATTGAAGTCCAAAGATGTGCAGTTGGAGCATTATCAAGTTTGA
- the LOC141714680 gene encoding uncharacterized protein LOC141714680, translating into MEASQEDMKLLGVPGIYRESHKIMTPWRTIFNQLILAFILPLCFIILAQAGISKIQLSRIQGQKCGENYTYTSPDRVVHIRINLAYFAFPSIFSLLSTSAVVYTIACINANRDVSFTKVMSIMPQLCIRRGLVVTFVVRDVLIFIYIVVAVLTIAFCLNIGGIICIVLLLILLIGYIIGFVYIITELQLATVVTILEESHGLEAMKTSRKLTKGKFGVVLSIAFMLNVLVWTIQFVIYNFVLHEIALVKQPALPDY; encoded by the coding sequence ATGGAGGCATCACAAGAAGATATGAAACTGCTCGGAGTGCCTGGCATTTACAGAGAAAGCCACAAAATCATGACTCCATGGCGAAcaatatttaatcaattaatcctAGCTTTCATCCTCCCTCTCTGCTTCATTATTCTGGCCCAAGCGGGGATCTCCAAAATCCAACTTTCAAGAATCCAAGGCCAGAAATGTGGTGAAAATTACACATACACATCTCCCGATCGAGTGGTGCACATTCGAATAAACCTAGCATACTTCGCTTTCCCTTCTATATTTTCTCTCCTGTCCACTTCTGCTGTTGTTTACACCATAGCTTGCATTAACGCGAATCGTGATGTCTCCTTCACGAAAGTCATGAGCATTATGCCACAATTATGCATACGCAGAGGCCTAGTTGTCACATTCGTTGTCAGAGATGTATTAATTTTCATATACATCGTGGTCGCTGTTTTAACAATAGCTTTTTGTCTAAATATTGGTGGGATTATTTGTATAGTCCTCTTGTTGATCCTCTTGATCGGATACATAATAGGTTTTGTGTATATCATTACTGAGTTGCAGCTAGCTACTGTTGTGACCATTTTAGAAGAGTCTCACGGACTTGAGGCAATGAAGACGAGTAGGAAGTTGACCAAAGGAAAGTTTGGGGTGGTTTTGTCTATAGCGTTCATGTTGAATGTTCTTGTTTGGACGATACAATTTGTGatttataattttgttttacATGAGATTGCATTGGTgaaacagcccgcacttccggactattaa